The Peptacetobacter hiranonis DNA window TGCTTTTTCAACATTTTATTTTTCTATATTTTAGAAACTAAAATATTTAAATTTTAAAACATTAATAAATATTTCAGTATTTTTCTTTTGTTAATAAACTTTTATCTTTTTACTACATTAATTTTTAAATTTATATTTTTATGTATTTTTTACACAAAAAAAGAAGCTCTTAGCTTCTAATAGTAATTAACTCTATTAAAAGTAAGCGCTTCTTTAAAACTTATTATTTTCATTTATTTGTATTCTATTTTGTTAAGGTCACATATAGTTAACATTGTATCTGATATGTTCTTTAACATATTTAATCTGTTATTTCTAACATTGTCATCTTTATCCATTACCATTACATTGTCAAACATGTTATCAACTGCTGGTTTTAATGTAGCAAATGAATCAAGTGCTTTTCCGTAATCTTTATTAGCAAGATGTCCTTTAACTTCTTCTTTAACTGATTTGAATGATTCGTATAATTCTTTTTCTGGAGCTTCAACTAGTAAAGCTTCATCAACGTTTACACCTTCTGCTTTTTCAGCTAAAGTAGAAACTCTGTTAAATGCAGTAAGCATTTCAACTAATTCATCTTTATTTATCCATTCGTTAAGTTCTAATGCTCTATGATGCATATCTGCTATATCATTTATATCTGCATTTAATATTGCTTCAACAACATCATATCTTATTCCCATATCTTTGAATAAGTTTTTAATTCTTTCTGAGCAGAAGTCTAACATCTGACCAACTACTTCTTCTTTGTTGAATTCTAATTCTGTGTAGTTATCTAATGCAGCTTCAGATATTTCTTTTATATCTATAGTTATTTTGTTTTCCATTAGTATATTTAATATACCTAGAGCCTGTCTTCTTAGAGCAAATGGGTCCTGAGATCCTGTTGGCTGTATACCTATTGCAAAGAAACCAGCTATTGAGTCTAATTTATCTGCTATAGACACTACTGAACCTTCTAATGAAGCTGGAACTTCTGCACCAGCTGATACTGGCATATAGTGTTCATATATAGCCTGTGATACTGCTGGATTTTCTCCTTCAAGTTTAGAGTATTCCATACCCATGTATCCCTGAAGTTCATCAAATTCGAATACCATATTTGTAACAAGGTCTGCTTTACAAAGTTCAGCAGCTCTTACTATATCAGCTTTTTTATCTGCACAACCTAAAGAATCTGCTATTACAGCTGAAAGTTTTGTTATTCTTTCTGATTTATCGTATATTGTTCCTAGTTTTTCCTGGAATACAACAGTTTTTAATCTTTCTTTATAAGATTCTAAGTTTTTCTTAGTATCTTCTCTATAGAAGAATAATGCATCTGCTAGTCTAGCTTCAAGAACTTTTTCATTACCAGCTTTTACATTTTCTATACCGAAGCTGTCACCATTTCTAACAGCTATAAAGTTTGGAAGAAGATTTCCATCAGCATCTTCTACTGGGAAATATCTCTGATGATCCTGCATTGGAGTTATTACAACTCTCTTAGGAAGTTTTAAATATTCTTTATCGAATTCTCCGTAGAATGCAGTTGGGTATTCAACTATACAAGTTACTTCATCTAGTAGGTCTGGATCCATTATTACTTTACCACCTAAAGATTCAGCTACTTTGTTAGCCTGTTCAACTATCATAGCTTTTCTTTCTGCCTGATCAAGTATTACATAGTTTTCTCTTAATTTAGCTTTGTAGTCTTCTACTGAGTTTACAACTATTTCTTTAGCTCCTAGGAATCTATGTCCTTTAGTCACATTAGAAGCTATTATACCTTCAAGGTCAACTGGAAGTACTTCATCATTAAGAAGAGCTACTAACCATCTTATAGGTCTAACAAATCTTATATCTTTTCCTGCCCAGTGCATTGCTTTAGGGAATACAACTGATTTTACAGCTAGTGGAAGTATTTCTTTTAATACTTCTGCTGTTTCAGCACCATTTTCTCTTATTGTAGCAAATAGATATTCATCTTTTCCTACTTCTTTAAAATATATGTCTTCTGGATTTAATCCTTTACTTCTCATAAATCCCTGTGCTGGTTTAGTAAAGTTTCCATCAGCATCTAATGATATTTTTTTAGAAGGTCCTTTTACTTCTTCTTCTAAATCTTCCTGTCTTTCAGCTAATCCATTTATAATAAATGTTAATCTTCTTGGAGTTGCAAAAGTTTCTATATTTTCAAATTTAACTCTTTTTTCGTTAAGCATTTTTTCAGTACTTTCTTTTATCTGTTTTAAAGTACTTGCAACGAATCTTGATGGCATTTCTTCAACGCCTACTTCAAATAAAAGGTAGTTATTCATTATTTGTCACCATCCTTTTTTAATAGAGGGAATCCCATTTCTTCTCTCTGTTTTATATATGTTTCGGCTACTACTTTTGCCATATTTCTTACTCTACCTATAAATGCTGCTCTCTGGCTTACCCCAATTGCTCCTCTTGCATCAAGAGTATTGAAAGTATGAGAACATTTTAATACGTAATCATAAGAAGGTATAACAAGGCCTTTATCCATTAATTTTAATGCTTCTTTTTCATATTCGTCGAATAAGTGGAATAATAATTCTGCATTACATTCATCAAATGAGTAAACAGAGTTTTCATATTCCTGTTTCTGGAATACATCACCGTAAGTTAACTCATTATTCCATTTTAAGTCATATACACTATCTACGTCCTGTATATACATAGCTATTCTTTCAAGACCGTAAGTTATCTCTCCTGTTTCTAATTCACATTCCTGATTTCCTACCTGCTGGAAATATGTAAACTGAGTGATTTCCATTCCATCAAGCCAAACTTCCCAGCCTAGCCCCCAAGCACCTACAGTAGCTCCTTCCCAGTTATCTTCAACGAATCTTATATCGTGTTCTAATGGGTTTATACCTATTTCTTTTAAACTGTCTAAGTATAAATCCTGTATATCATCTGGTGATGGTTTTAATATAACCTGGAACTGATGATGCTGATATAATCTGTTTGGGTTTTCTCCGTATCTACCATCTGCTGGTCTTCTTGATGGTTCAACATAACATACTTTCCATGGTTCTGGACCAAGTGATCTTAAGAAAGTATTTGGATTCATTGTTCCTGCACCTTTTTCAACATCATAAGGCTGTGTAATGATACATCCCTGCTTAGACCAATATCTCTGTAAAGCAAGAATCATCTCCTGAAAATTCATAAAAATCCCTCCTAAATATATATAGCCTTCCGCGTTACACGAAAGGCTACTTTGCAATACTTTTATGTTTTAAATACCAATTACTTTGTAATAGATATTAAATAAACTTTATCAATATAAATTTGATACTTTTAATCTGCTATTCAGCATTTTCGTCTTTTTCACATTCATTTATTAAATCATCTGTTATATCTTTATCGTCTTTTTCTTCTTTTTTCTTTACAACTGTTTCTTTTAAGTCTTTAGCTGTATTAATAAACATATCTTTTAATACTGTAGCTTTTTCTTCGTTAAGTTCTCCTAAATCAACAGTTTCTCCATCAGCTTCATTCTGTATTTTTATTCTATATTTAGATAATACAGCAGCTGATAGCCCAAGAATTGTAAGAAGAGGCATCATAGCTATTCCTAATACACCAACTGTAAATGGAATGTTCATTATTATTTTGCCTTCTTTTTCAACGACTACTCTTACTCTATTACTTTTAGCAAATAATTCTTTTAACTGAGCTTTAAGCTCTTCTACATCTTTGCCAATTTTTTCTTCTGTATTTTTTCTAACTTCCTCAGCATCTTCTTTGCTTTTTTCAAAGAAGTCTTCTACTTTTTTCTTTGCTTTTATTGCTCCTGAATTTTCTTCAAGGTAGATTATAGCTTCTAGAATATCTCCATCAGAATGAACTAGTGCCTCTTTTACTTCTTTGTAACTAGCTGATGGCACTCTTTCCATTACTTTATCCACCATTTCAATTGTTATACTGCTCATAATATCAGCTCCTTTTTAAAACTTATGTAAATCATCTAAGATGTTTAGTGATTTCATATTCAAATTACTTACATATGCTGTTAAGTACTGTTTCATTAATTTTGAAAGCTCCTTTGTCAGCACTTTGTTTACCTTTGCTCTGCTGACAGTTTCAATTTCATTTGACAGTATATAATTCATAAGCTTTCTCGTTGTTGCATCAAGTCTTATGTTTCCCGAGAAATTTTCTGCACATTTTTTACAAAGCATTCCACCTTCTTCTATATTGAAGATAGCCCTTTGATCTGACTCATCTCCACAAACAGAGCATCTATCAGTAATAGGTCTAAATCCCATACAATCAGAAAACTTTAATTCAAAAGCTGCTGTTATAAACTCTTTATCTACATCCTTTTGAGATAAAAGATACATTGTTTTAACTATTAAATTAAATAATTTCCGATTTGTTTGATTTTCAAGAAGAGAGTTTTCTACTAATCTAGATATATATGACGCATATGAAAATGCATCTATATCATAAGATATATCATAGAAACTTTTAATTATCTCACTTTGAGATACTCTATACATTCCCCTCTGCTTTTTTAAAGTGAAATTACTATATGCAAAAAGCTGTGCTGAAGGAAGTAGTGCTGATTTGTTTCTCTTTGCACCTTTGGCTATTGCTGATACTTTTCCTAAATTTCTAGTAAAAATAGTAAGTATCACATCGTTTTCAGAGTATCTAGATGTTCTAAGAACTATCCCCTGTGTGTTGAATATAACCAAATTTATCAATCCTTTTTATTATATTAATTATACTATACTTTCATTAACTTTTATATATTTATATTATTATAATCTTTAATTTATTATCCTATTATCTGTGAAAGTAGCATACTAGACGTTAAATAATAAGCTCCTATTCCAATTATATCTAAAATAGTAGAGATAACTGGTGCAGATATTGTTGCTGGATCTGAATCCATTTTAGTAAGCATGACTGGTGCTAATACACCTATTAAAGCTCCTATTACCATATTTACAAATAGAGAAATTGAAATAACTAAAGCCATATTCACATTATGTTTAACAAATAATATTACTGCTGCTGTAATTATTCCACATATTAACCCTGTAATTATTCCAACTAGAGCTTCTTTTGCAATATCTTTACCTGATATTTCTCTATTAGATAGAGTTATTATTGTAACTGAAGATGCCTGGCATCCTACATTTCCACCCATTCCTATAACTAACGGAACAAAGAATAGAAGTTCCACAAAATTTGTTCTTATTAACGTATCAAAGTTTGCCATTAAACTTGAAGCCAATAATCCTCCGATTAAAGTTAATAAAAGCCAAGGCATTCTACCTCTTATTGATGATAGTATCTGCTGTGATAAAGTAGAATTTTCATCTTCTGCTGTATCTCTTTCGTGTTCAGAGCTTCCTGCTAACTTATACATATCTTCATTAGCTTCCTCTTCCATAACATCTATGATATCATCTACTTTTATTATTCCTCTAAGCTTTCCTTCTCTGTCTACAACCGGAATTGCAACTAAATTATATTTTGATACCAATCTAACTGCTTCTTCTCTATCTTCATAGTCATAAACTGATATAAGATTTTCTATCATAAGATCTTCTACTATAGCCTCATCTCTAGCTACTATAAGTTCTCTAAGAGAAAGAACACCGACTAATTTTTCCTCATCATCTACTACATATATATAATAGATAGTTTCTGCATCTTCTGCTTCTTCTCTCATTTTTTCTATAGCCTGAAGTGCCGTCATATCCTTATTTATAGATATGTATCCCTTTGTCATAGTTCCACCTGCTGTATCGTCTTCATAGAATAGAAGCTCTTTAACCTCTTCAGCATCCTCAGGATTTAGGTAATCGATGATCTTTAATCTTTCATCTTCTTCAAGCTCATTTAAAATATCTGCCATATCGCCTAATGACATACATTCTAATATATTTTTAGCATGCTCTATTTCTAGTTTAGAAATCATTCTACTGAAAAATTCCACTCCACTTTCTTCTAATATAGAAGCTGCCATATCACTTGGAAGTATTTCAAATAATTTTACCTGCATTCCTTCGTCTTCTAAGTTTTCCATAACATCATATATATCTATAATATGATATTCCTCTAATAGTTCTCTAAGTTCGAAGTATTTGTGATTTTCAATTAACGACTTGACCTCGTCTAATAAATCTTGTGATGTTTCTTGCGTCCTGTCCATTTTATCCACCTTTTTAATATATTTTGTATTGAATACAATTATTTGCTATTATCATTGAGCCCAAAATTATTGATATAATTCTGTAAGTTTCTCCAGTTTTCTTTAACTTTTACCCATAACTGAAGATTTATCTGAGAACCTAAAAGTAATTCTATATCCTGTCTTGCAGATTTTCCTATTCCTTTTAGTTTTCTACCGCCTTTACCTATGATTATTCCCTTATGAGAATCTCTTTCACAGTAAATAACCGCAGATATATCTATTATTTCTTTATCTTTTCTAGCCTTCATTCTTTCTATCTCAACTGCTACCCCATGTGGTACCTCGTCATCAACATAATGAAGAACTTTTTCTCTTATAAGCTCAGCTATTAGGACTCTTTCTGGCTGATCTGTTACCATATAATCTGGGAAGTATTTTGGCCCCTCTTCTAAGTCTTCTTTGATAACATTTATAAGAGTTTTTACATTTTTACCTTTTAATGCAGATATAGGCACTATTTCTTTAAACATTTTTTCATCATCGTACATTTTTATTATGTCGAATAATTCATCTTTGTCCTCTATCTGATCTATTTTGTTTATTACTAGAACTATTGGAGTTTTTGATCCTCTAAGATCTTCCATTATTCTTCTATCTCCAGGTCCTATTTTTCTTGAGCTATCTACAACAAATAGTATTAAATCAACATTACTAAATGCATCTGTAGCAGCTTTTACCATTATTTCTCCTAGTTTGTTTTTTGGTTTGTGTATACCAGGAGTATCTAGGAATACCACCTGTGATTCATCATCAGTGTACACTGCCTGAATTGTATTTCTTGTTGTCTGTGGTTTATCACTCATTATAGCTATTTTTTCACCGACAACATTATTCATCAAAGTAGATTTACCAACATTTGGTCTACCTACTATACTGACAAAACCTGATTTAAACATATATTATTCTCCTAACTTTTTATAAATTAATAGAAAAGACCCAATTGGAATACTAGTATTGCAATTAATGTACCCAGTACACCTCCTGCTACAGTTTCCCAAAATGTATGTATCTTTCCTTCTATTCTACTCTGTGCAACAAGGAATGCCATCAAATATGCTAGTGTTGATGCTTCTACTCTTTCTGTCATAAGTGTTATAGCTGTGGCTATTGCAAATGAAAGTGCTGCATGCCCACTAGGCATTCCACCTTTTAATGGAGTTCCTGTATTTGTAAGTGCCTTTGCAACAACAACTGCTAAAAGCACCATAACTATACATATTAATGTTATATGCATTTCTGATTCTCTTATAGAATAAATAAGATATCCTGAAAGCTCGGTCAACTTATCATAGAAAATTATATATCCTACTGCAACAGCATTTAATGATACGACTAATACCGCACCAGCTGCTACGTCTTTAGCTATCTTTGCCAATTCATGATACTCAGATGTAACCAAGTCTACAGTTTTTTCAATAGCTGTATTGAACATTTCCGCTACTATAACAAGTGTTATAGCAACTAAAAGCATTATAAATTCTAGCTTTGATAACTTAAATAGCAAACTCACTACTAATATTCCAAAAGCTATCATATAATGAATTTTCATATTTCTTTCTGATTTGAATGTATATATAACACCCTCTATTGCAGCATTAAATGATCTGATTATGTTTTGTTTCTTTTTCTTTTTTTTCTTACCATTTTCTTCCATAGGACTCGACTCCCTTTTTCAAATATTAGTAAAAACTAATCTCTAGTTATATTTAGTTTAGTAAGAACTGCTTCTTCTTTTTCTCTCATTTCTCTAGTATTTTCATCTGTATCATGGTCGTAACCTAATAAATGGAACATACTATGACATACTAAAAAGCAAACTTCTCTTTCAAAACTATGTCCATATTCTATGCTCTGCTCAAGAGCTCTTTCAAGTGATACAACTATATCACCTAAAGACATTTCTTCATATTCTACATCTTCAAATTCATCAGATAACATAGGGAATGATAGTACGTCTGTAGCTCTATCAACACCTCTAAACTGTTTATTAAGCTCATGTATTTCCTTATTGTCTACAAAAGATATACTTATATCGTAATCATCACTGTATCCTTCATAATCTAATACTTCTTCTACTATATCCTCTATTTTTTCATAAAGTTCATCTTTTATATCTATTTTGTCCTGTCTATCATCAAATATATATCTCATAATTTCCACCTGCTTATTTAATTTTTATAATAATTTATTTAATTTTTAATACAACAGATTATTTATTCTGTCTTTTTCTTTCTTCCTTCTTTTCTCTTTTGTAGGCTTCTTTTTTCTCATATTTATCGTATGCCTTTATTATTCTCTGAACAAGCTCATGTCTAACAACATCTCTGTCTGTCAGTTCTTTGATACCTATTCCATTGACATCTTTTAATATATATGTAGCCTGAACTAAACCACTTTTCTTATTTGAAGGAAGGTCTGTCTGAGTAACGTCTCCTGTTACTACAGCTTTTGATCCAAATCCTAGTCTTGTAAGGAACATCTTCATCTGCTCAGATGTGGTATTTTGTGCTTCATCCAGTATTATAAATGCATTATCAAGTGTTCTACCTCTCATAAATGCAAGAGGTGCAACTTCTATAATTCCTCTTTCTATGTATTTATTAACTTTATCTCCACCTAGCATTTCAAATAATGCGTCGTAAAGCGGTCTTAAATATGGGTCTATTTTTTCCTGTAAATCACCCGGAAGATATCCTAAACTTTCTCCTGCCTCTACTGCTGGTCTTGTAAGTACTATTCTAGTTACTTCATCTCTTTTAAATGCTTGAACCGCCATCGCAACTGCTAGGTATGTTTTACCAGTACCTGCTGGACCTATACCAAAAGTAATATCATTATTTTCTATTAATTTAACATATTCTTTCTGTCCTAAAGTCTTTGGCTGAACCGGAGTACCCTTCTTAGTAAGGACTATTGTACCTTCAAGTTCCTGTATTCTATTTTCATCTCCATCATTAAGAAGAGATAATGAATATAGTATAGACTGTTTATCTAGCGATTTCCCTTTAGATACTGTAGTGTGTAGTTCATTCATTAAACTATTTGCTGCTTCTACATTTTTTTCTTCACCTATCAAAATAAGGTTTCCTTCTCTAAGTGTTACATCTATATTTAGTGACTTTTCTATAAGCTTAATATTTTCATCAAAGTTTCCAAATAGTTCTCTTTCAAAATTTGGCTCTGATATAAGAAATTTCTTTTGTATAATCAATTCTTTCTTTCCTCCCAGCTTAAAGCTTTATTAAAACTTTTTGTTTCATTATATAAATATAATTCCACATTCTATATTATACCATTTTTATTGCTTATTTCATAATAAATTTGAATTTCAATTTTTTATTATGAAATAAACTAAAAAAAGGCTGTCACAAATTTTGTGACAGCCTATATAATATATCTTATTTACTGTTTTATAAAATGAGATTTGTCTACATGACATAATGGGCATTCGTAATCGTCTGGTTCTTTTGTTATATCTCCTTCGTATACGTATCCACATACATCACAATAGTAACTTACTCCTGCATCTTCTGTTTTTGGTTCTTCCTCTTCTTTTACTGCTTCTTCTTTTTCTACTTTTATAAAGTGTGATTTATCTACTGCACATAATGGGCATACATAATCATCCGGTTCTTTTGTTATATCTCCTTCATATACGTATCCACATACGTCACAGTAGTAGCTTACTCCTGCATCTTCTGTTTTTGGTTCTTCTTTTTTAACTTCTTCTTTTGCAACAGATTTTTCTTCAGATTTTATAAAGTGTGACTTATCTACTCCACATAATGGACATACATAGTCATCTGGCTCTTTTGTTATATCTCCTTCGTATACATATCCACATACATCACAGTAGTAGCTTACATTTTCTTCTACTGGTTCTTCTTCAACTTTTACAAAGTGTGATTTATCCATATGGCATAATGGACATTTATAGTCGTCTGGCTCTTTTGTTATATCTCCTTCGTATACATATCCACATACATCACAGTAGTAACTTACTTTTCCTTCTGCTTTAGGAGCTTCTTCTTTTTTAACTTCTTCTTCAACATAAGTAGGAGCATTCTTTGGTGCTTTACCTTTTATTACTTTATGATAATAATCATAAGTCATAGGTTTGTGTTTTCCTACAAATCCTGAATTTGTTACTTTAGCAAGTATTAAAGAATGTGTTGCTGCATCTGTAAATGATACAACTTCACATATTAAATATCCGCTTATATCCTGAACCATTACTGGCATTTTATCTACATAATCATATTTGAAACCATCATATTTGTCATTCTTTTCAGATGACTGGAAACCAAATGCTCTTATTATAGCTGGATCTGTATCTTCTGATAATATAGATACACTAAATCTTCCTTCTTCTTTTATACAATCATGTGTAAAGTTATCTTTGTTCATACTTATACATATTAGTGCCGGATCCGCAGAAACCTGGAACACTGTGTTTACAACACACCCAACTTTTCTTCCATATTTTAATGTACCTATTGTATAAAGTCCATAAGATAAGTTCTGTAAAACTTTCATATCCATAATTTGTTTCCTCCTTAAAATTCATATAGTATATGTTTACCCAAATTTACTATCTGTTAAACATTTTTATAGTTATATTTTAAAAAAGGAGTTGCCAATTGACAACTCCCTTGTTTACATTTTATATACTATCTATTTATGGATTTATATAATTTAAACTTCCTGTTCTATTAATCCATATCCGCCTTCTTTTCTCTTATATACTAAGCATATTTCGAAGCTTTCCCGATCTTTAAACATATAGAAATCATGGTCTGTTAAATTCATCTGTAGTATAGCTTCTTCTATACTCATAGGTTTTAAATTGAATTTTTTTCTTCTTTCTATTACTACTTCTGGTTCTTCTACTTCGTAATCTAATTCCTGAGCTAGTTCTTCTATTCCTTCATATCTTATAGAGAAGTTGCCTGGTACTCTAGTTTTAAATTTATCTTTATATTTTATAATCTGTCTGCTTAACTTATCACAAACTAAATCAATTGCTGGATATAAATTATCCTGTTCTTCTTCCACTCTTATTGTGTGACCATTTACATTAGGTATCATAACTTCTACCTTCTGTCTATTTTTCCCAGCGCTAACAGTTACCTTAACTTCTGTATCTTCATCTAGGTATTTTCCAAGTTTCTTTAGTTTATCTTCTGTATACCCTTTTATTCCATCTGTTAATTTAACATGTTTTCCAGTTACTGTAACTCTCATAAAACTCTCTCCCTTCGCTGACATATACCGTTTTCCCTTAGTATATTTTATGTTTGATATATGTTTTTTTAGCTTATATATATAATAACTTATATTTATGCGAATTTACAGACTTTTTTTTAAATTGAAAGTGTGTTATTATAAATATAACCGAGTGTCAATTTCACTGTCATTTTTATTTATATGAAATTCATTGATATAGACTTTTAAATCTATATCTTTTTTTATAATTATTTTTTAATTTGACTATATTTTTTATTTTTATATAAACTATTTTTTTACAAAAAAAGATTAAAAGCCTGGATAAAATATCCAGGCCATATATACATATTTATTGTAAGTTTTCCTTAACTAATTTATTAATTAGTTTTCCATCAGCTCTACCTTTTGTTTTAGGTTTTATAACTGACATTATTTTTCCCATATCCTTCATAGAAGTTGCTCCTACTTCAGATATAGTCTGTTTTACAATCTCATTTAGCTCTTCTTCGCTTAATTGTTGAGGTAGGTACTCTTTTAATACTTCTATTTCTGATCTAGTCTCTTCAACTAAATCTTCCCTTCCAGCATCTAGAAATTGTTCTAAACTGTCATTGCGCTGTTTTAGCTGTTTTGATATTATATCTATAATATCATCATCGTTCAATTCGATTCGTTTATCAACTTCTACCTGCTTTATTGAAGATCTTATTAAAGTTATAACTGATTTTCTCAATGTATCTTTGTTTTTCATTGAAGTCTTTAGATCTTCTTGTAATTTTTGTTTAAGGGTCATTTCCCCTCACCTCTTTGTTTTTATTTGCTACTATCTTTTAGCGTTTTTTCTTCTAGCTGCTTCAGCTTTTTTCTTACGTTTTACACTTGGTTTATCGTAGTGTTCTCTTTTTCTAACTTCAGACATTATGCCAGACATTGCACACTGACGTTTAAATCTTCTTAAAGCACTGTCTAATGATTCATTTTCTCTTACTCTAACTTCTGACATTCTTTTTCCCTCCCTCCGATAGCGCAATTATGCTGGGACTGTAACAACTGTTAAGGATTACAAACCTAACACTTAATCTAGTATAAACTAAATCTTTACTTTTATCAAGTATTTTTATTCCTAATCCGACATTTTTTTTAACATTTTTTTAAAATTACCCAATCATACATTTCGCTAAGATTTATCTAGGAAAATATTCCTATTTTTCTTCTGCTTCGTAGTTAGGAAGTTTTTTACCTGCTAGTACATGGTAGTGTATGTGTTTAACTTCCTGACCACCATCTTCACCGCAGTTGTTTATTATTCTGAATCCAGTTTTATCGAATCCTTTTTCTTTAGCTATTGTGTTTATAGCATTGTGTATATCAGCTATTATACCCATTTCTTCTGCTGGCACGTCTAATATACTAGCATAGTGTTTTTTAGGTATTACAAGTATATGATATGGCGCAACAGGATTAAGGTCGTTAAACGCTAATATTTTATCATCTTCATAAACTTTTGATGATGGTATTTCTCCATTTGCTATTTTACAGAATATACAATCCATAATTATTTCACCTCCGATTTGTTATCTTTATAAATTTCTACACCAAAATAAAAAA harbors:
- a CDS encoding PhoH family protein; this translates as MIIQKKFLISEPNFERELFGNFDENIKLIEKSLNIDVTLREGNLILIGEEKNVEAANSLMNELHTTVSKGKSLDKQSILYSLSLLNDGDENRIQELEGTIVLTKKGTPVQPKTLGQKEYVKLIENNDITFGIGPAGTGKTYLAVAMAVQAFKRDEVTRIVLTRPAVEAGESLGYLPGDLQEKIDPYLRPLYDALFEMLGGDKVNKYIERGIIEVAPLAFMRGRTLDNAFIILDEAQNTTSEQMKMFLTRLGFGSKAVVTGDVTQTDLPSNKKSGLVQATYILKDVNGIGIKELTDRDVVRHELVQRIIKAYDKYEKKEAYKREKKEERKRQNK
- a CDS encoding rubredoxin-like domain-containing protein, producing the protein MDMKVLQNLSYGLYTIGTLKYGRKVGCVVNTVFQVSADPALICISMNKDNFTHDCIKEEGRFSVSILSEDTDPAIIRAFGFQSSEKNDKYDGFKYDYVDKMPVMVQDISGYLICEVVSFTDAATHSLILAKVTNSGFVGKHKPMTYDYYHKVIKGKAPKNAPTYVEEEVKKEEAPKAEGKVSYYCDVCGYVYEGDITKEPDDYKCPLCHMDKSHFVKVEEEPVEENVSYYCDVCGYVYEGDITKEPDDYVCPLCGVDKSHFIKSEEKSVAKEEVKKEEPKTEDAGVSYYCDVCGYVYEGDITKEPDDYVCPLCAVDKSHFIKVEKEEAVKEEEEPKTEDAGVSYYCDVCGYVYEGDITKEPDDYECPLCHVDKSHFIKQ
- the hpf gene encoding ribosome hibernation-promoting factor, HPF/YfiA family, producing the protein MRVTVTGKHVKLTDGIKGYTEDKLKKLGKYLDEDTEVKVTVSAGKNRQKVEVMIPNVNGHTIRVEEEQDNLYPAIDLVCDKLSRQIIKYKDKFKTRVPGNFSIRYEGIEELAQELDYEVEEPEVVIERRKKFNLKPMSIEEAILQMNLTDHDFYMFKDRESFEICLVYKRKEGGYGLIEQEV
- a CDS encoding GatB/YqeY domain-containing protein → MTLKQKLQEDLKTSMKNKDTLRKSVITLIRSSIKQVEVDKRIELNDDDIIDIISKQLKQRNDSLEQFLDAGREDLVEETRSEIEVLKEYLPQQLSEEELNEIVKQTISEVGATSMKDMGKIMSVIKPKTKGRADGKLINKLVKENLQ
- the rpsU gene encoding 30S ribosomal protein S21, yielding MSEVRVRENESLDSALRRFKRQCAMSGIMSEVRKREHYDKPSVKRKKKAEAARRKNAKR
- a CDS encoding histidine triad nucleotide-binding protein, translated to MDCIFCKIANGEIPSSKVYEDDKILAFNDLNPVAPYHILVIPKKHYASILDVPAEEMGIIADIHNAINTIAKEKGFDKTGFRIINNCGEDGGQEVKHIHYHVLAGKKLPNYEAEEK